The window GAAGCTTACGTCATGGCTACAGTCTGATTATCATGCAGTTGGCTTTTTCTCTCTGGTGGCAGTTATAGTACCTGTAAAAAGCTCAGGAATATGCCTCATATCTGTGACTCTATTGTCCTAATCATTAACTGCTCAAGTCTGCTCTTTTGTGActctgggaggcctgggggacttcagcttttctacaaacaagaggcagggacCTAAAGGGGCTTTTGGACTTGGGGGGCCTTACAGGGTTCTGCTCAGTTCCACTCATTCTCTGACACTATCAAGTAACctcataatgaaaatatattttagtttgcCAAGGTTTAGATAACCTGAAGAAGACAGGGTAGAGGTTACATGTTGCATTTACTAGAAAAAATAGGTTTACACTGGCAACTGTTATACCAAGATTTTACTTACCATGAAAAAATACCAATGTTTTGTCACAGTGATAGCTTCGTCTCTCATATCATTAAATGGGCaggaactgaaaggaaatttgccTTCTCAGATTTTTCAGTGGCACTGcacttttagtttttgttttgttttgttttgtttaacattttttattgatttataatcattttacaatgttgtgtcaaattccagggttcagcacaatttttcagtcgttcatggacatatacacactcattgtcacatttttttctctgtgagttatcataacattttgtgtatatttccctgtgctatacagtgtaatcttgtttatctattctacaattttgaaatcccagtctttcccttcccaccctccacccccctggtaaccacaagtctgtattctctgtctgtgagtctatttctgtcctgtatttacgctttgtttttctttgtttgtttgtttttgtttctgttttctagattccacatatgagcgatctcatatggtatttttcattctctttctggcttacttcacttagaatgacattctccaggagcatccatgttgctgcaaatggcagtatgttgtcggtttttatggctgagtagtattccattgtataaatataccaccacttctttatccagtcacctgttgatggacatttaggctgtttccatgttttggctattgtaaatagtgctgctatgaacattggggtgcaggtgtcatcctgaagtagatttccttctggatacaagcccaggagtgggattcctgggtcatatggtaagtctattcctagtcttttgaggaatctccacactgtcttccacagtggctgcaccaaactgcattcccaccagcagtgtaggaaggttcccctttctccacagcctctccagcatttgtcatttgtggatttttgaatgacggccattctgactggtgtgaggtgatacctcattgtagttttgatttgcatttctctgataattagtgatattgagcattttttcatgtgctttttgatcatttgtatgtcttctttggagaattgcttgtttaggtcttctgcccacttttggattgggttgtttattttctttcttattgagtcgtatgagcggcttatatattctggagatcaagcctttgtcggtttcacttgcaaaaattttctcccattccgtaggttgtcttcttgttttacttctggtttcctttgctgtgcagaagcttgtaagtttcattgggtcccatttgtttattcttgcttttatttcttctaggagaaaatttttgaaatgtatgtcagatgatgttttgcctatgttttcctctaggaggtttcttgtatcttctcttatgtttaagtctttaatccattttgagttgatttttgtatatggtgtaagggagtgttctagcttcataaTAACAGCTAtatgtgacaaacctacagccagcatagtactcaatggtgaaaaactcaaaagcttcccactaaaatctgggacaagacaagggtgcccactatcaccactcctattcaacatagtcctggaagtcctagccacagcagtcaggcaagagaaagaaataaaagggatccaaattggaaaagaagaggtagaagtgtcattatatgctgacgacatgttcctatatatagaaaaccctaaaaggtccacacaaaagctactagagctgattgaagaattcagcatggtagcaggttacaagattaacgttcaaagatcagttgcatttctttacactaacgataaatcaacagaagaagaaagtaaagaaacaatcccctttaaaatagcacccaaagtaataaaatacctaagaataaatctaaccaaggaggtgaaagaattatacacagaaaactataaaccattgatgaaggaaattaaagaagactttaaaaaatggaaagatattccatgctcttggattggaagaatcaatattgttaaaatggtcacactgcccaaggcaatctacagatttaatgcaatccctatccaattacccaggacatatttcacagaactagaacaaatcataataaaatttatatggaaccatcaaagacttagaattgccaaagcattactgaagagaaagaaagaggctggaggaataactctcccagacttcagacaatgctatagagctacagtcatcaagacagcatggtattggtaccaaaacagacatatagaccaatggaacagaatagagcgcccggaaatgaacccacaaacttttggtcaactcatcttcgcaaaggaggcaagaatatacaatggaataaagacagtctcttcagcaaatggggTTGGGAAacttggacagcagcatgtaaaacaatgcaCTTTTAATATATGCTCTATTTTCATTCCATGCCACGTATTTCAGCCTGCAGAATTCTTcctgggtattttttttccttcctctctctctcttttttttttttttttttttaacatttttttattgagttacagtcattttacaacgttgtgtcaaattccagtgtagagtacaatttttcaattatacatgaacatacatatattcatcatccctcttttttttcactgtgagctaccacaagatcttgtatatatctccctgtgctatacagtataatcttgtttcttAATCATGTGTGTACCTGTGGTTTGAGAGTTCCAACAGGCTGTCTCCTTTAGtatttggttgtttgctttttgttacagtgaaaatgaTAGCCAAAAAAGTCAAAATGCTTCTTGTTAAATACCTGGCTTTTTAACTTTGGGGACAGtagtcacagaaaaaaatactcttacACAAACTGTgtaactgagaaataaatggacCCATGCCTGCCCCACCAGTTTGAGGCCAATGGTGCTGTGACTTTTTCCCCAGTAACACTAAAACCCCATTACTTATATCAGACCTTAAAATCCTATCCATACTAAAGGAAACAACCATGGAaaggagaggtgtgtgtgtgtgtgtgtgtgtgtgtgtgtgtgtgtgtgtgtgtgtgttttctacttttcctagaacagttttccttttcaaatattaactctGTGACTTCATCAAATCTCATTCTTCTTTTACTCAATCtgttattttatgtcttttccaAATCTTGACAAATGGCAAAGACCTCTCTCTAGAGCTACCTTTAATTCTCATGTCTGCTTGTTTCTGCTGTGTGGGCTTCCAAGTTTAGAGTGTAGAGAATGGTGTGAACATGCAAGAGGTTCTTATTAGACCAGAGGGCACTTTCCTTTCAATCTACCTCTGGCATTCTGCAGGGCACAAAACTGGATACATCCTAGTTCCTTGTTGACACAGTGCATTGCTGAAGAAGCAGGCACATCCTTGTAACCAGTGGTCAATGTGATTAGCTCTCTAGGATAACCAAAGAACATGGGAACATATCCATCTCTGGCTAACTAAACACTACTACTGCCTATTTCTTCAATGGTGCCTTGCCACTGTCTGTAAGCCGCACCAACCTTTGCAGTTTCAATGACATTTGCTGGCCCCCTAGTCTTCATAAAGGGGTCTTTGAAACAGCAAGTAGAGGGTTGTCCAAACCAGTTTAACAATTCTTGTAACTTTAGACATTGAGTGAGGTAGCTTACACATTATCAGCTTTAGCTCTAGACATAACAGGTGGAATTGTAAATGAGATCACATAAACTACTAATAATTAAACAGGTTTGTTTTCAAGACAGAAAGCTGTTATGTACCTCTTGTCTGACAGAATTGTGCAACGCTTTCTACTAACTCTGAAATGCACACTCTGGAGGATTAATGATACAGACGGTATCTGAGTACACAAGAGCCTTAGGAATATTCTTTCTAGAAACACAAAGAGTGGAGACAGTTACTAGAGGGGAGATTTCACTTATACAGTCTAAATTGGGTCTAACTGTCCCCTTGCAAGTTGAGAGTAATTTCAATAAGACATCTACCTTCTGAGAGGCAGTGTGGCAGTTCAGTTCACTACAAGACTGAATCCAGCTATTTCTGCTTTggaacagtaattttttttcttcgtGAAAATTTCACACTCTTTACTAGCCTATTACATTTTTTCGACTGAAGATCTGTCATTTTAAAAGGACAATTGACTAGGGTTTCTAACTGACAGATTTGTAAAGCAATCTGAATTGGACATTCTATGGATTCAACCTGCATGAGAGGTTTCCTCATAAATTTGACATCCAACCTGAAAAGAATTCTATAAAAGTGCTTCCAGGTCCCCTTTGAAATAGCAAAAGTGCAGCAAAAACCCAAGTTAAAACAACTGTCCATCAACCTGTTATTTAAAAGACAGACTGAAAAGTCAACAGACGTCTTTGTTTTGTGTGCAATTGCCTTTATAAACAAATTTTAGGTTGGAATGAGGAGCTCCTAGTTCATCATGTTGGACACTGTCCTCGCTGCCGCAGGCTGTTGAAGTGTGCCTCCTTTAAGATCCGGTTAATGTGGGAGTAAGGACCTTGGTATAGTGCGTACTCCTCATATAAGGACTGAGGGGTACTCATGTTGGGGTCAGCAACCACCTGGTTTAAGCCACTTTCTGGTCCAGTTACTCTCTCTGGGATATTAAcgctgctgctgctcctgtcACTATCATTGCTTGACGACTGGGAGGATTNNNNNNNNNNNNNNNNNNNNNNNNNNNNNNNNNNNNNNNNNNNNNNNNNNNNNNNNNNNNNNNNNNNNNNNNNNNNNNNNNNNNNNNNNNNNNNNNNNNNAAAACAGGAAGAGAATGAGTATTATGCTATTACACTATTTTTCCTATTCATCTTGGAGAACAGCAGCATCAAAGCCTTAAGGGATTAGAAAACTACAGCCACTTAAAGTATTTCAATCTGTGCTCACAGCACAACCGCCCCAGAATTCAGCTGGGATTAATAGccaccattttacagaggaggaaactgagatccacTGACTTGCCCGGCGTCACATAGCCAGGAAGTGACAGAGTGGGGATTCAAACACAGGCCTTCTGAGTTCAAATCCCTTCACAAATCCTTTGTCCCTGTGTGTTGCACTTATCAAGTTCTCACCCTCCAAGGGAAAGCATCAATCAATGCTACAGAATGCAGTAAATGTACGTCCATAAAGAATAAGATCGATTCTGGGCACaagctaaaataaaagaaataaattggtaCATACATACAGTTATGCAtccttatatacatatatgcacacacatatacagaccTCTGATGATTCTGTACATATCCCCTGATAGTAGGCATATGTGGTCCTCCTATATTAACACAAGGCTACACACAGATCCTGAAAGGCACTCGACATACTTTTTGTAAAAGTTACATGTTAATTATTGGCATTTTTAAGACTAGTACTTATCGTTGCTCTACACATACGGATTAGATATGGGGGTGTATGTGTGGGTGTCTGcacctaagaatttttttttaattgaactaacATGACTCAGAGTCATTATCATATTAGAGAAACTACTAGGGATTCCTGAAAACAATCATCGTCAAGAATTTCCTCCCTTCCAATGTTAGGATTCTCAAAGGAGAAGGTAATGAGAAGGAACCACATTTGAACTACAATACTTAACAATTTTGGTATTGCATTTCTTATATGCAAGCTTTACCAAAGGTAACCTTAATGAGACTTAAACCAAGAATGGTCATGGCCCATTGCTCTTTTGGAGCTTTTCAACATAGGTCATACACCTCACTGCCCACAGGTCCTAATAGACAATTTATGTCCATCTTTATGCAGTTAGAAACACACATTAAAAGAACTGTCCGAGAAAGAGTTAGGATGAGCCAATGGAACCAGATATGATGGTTATCACCAACAGCAGTGAAATTGACTTCAGGACTTAATGTAAAGGCCTATtcgaaaaaaattccaaaaagatgATTTTCCTAGCCTAAGGGTAAAAATCTGAAACCTCCACTGGCATAAAATAGTGCAGTtatgaatattcaaaaataaataggtTTTACATTGGATAAgacacccaccacacacactttGGTTCCTCTTAGTTGGTCTTCCTTATTATTTATCATTACAGGTACtgtctgaaaaacaaagcaagaactGTAATTACTTTCTGGTGAATCAAATTTCATCTCAAATGACAACATATCCATTTTACAGTATACTGTAACACTAGGTGGCGCTAGGCTATGAAATAGTACATTAAAATTAACAAGCTAGAAGAGATTTATGCAGAATAATTGTTAAGAACAAAATAGATCTGCCTCCAATTTctagttcatttaaaatattttaaaactcacttGTATAGGGACATAAGTACCAATGTTCACTGTGACATTGTTTATAATATCAGCATTGTTGTTAATAGCTGAAAATCAGAAACATGCCCCCAAACAGGAAAGCAGTTAAATTATAGTGCATCCATTCATACAATGCAATTTTGTCAGCCATTAACAATGATGATATAGTTGTATCTGTACTGATATGGGTGAATATCCTTGGCATCATTTGATTCGATGTCatgttttacatatacatatgtgtgtgtgtgtgtgtgtgtgtgtgtgtgtataatttgaGACTTTAGAtccttttttaatctttgttttttagtttttcaaatatattttcactttctaaaGCATCCacaacaaatgtatttattttgtgaaaaacatttattttatttgcaagtAAGTGGCCTAGGGACTGCTACTACAAAACCAAGGGAAATCTCCTGCTTTTCGATTCAGTTACTTTTGACTTCAAAACAAAGAGTTAAGATGAACTGTGATGCCATAAATGAGATTTCCTTTACACTGCTAAAGAACACCTCAAACATCATGTCACATCCCACTAGCATTTTCTATGCCAATGGTGCTCATTATCTAATAAACATGGCCTATATTATACAACCCTGGGCCTTGTCACATCTTACCCTTTCGAATGTACTTCATGTGACATATCTCTCGCTTAATGAATTCTATTACTGCCAGAGTGCTTGGGATGAAAAGGTTTCTCCTTGATAGTGTACGGTTTTGACACTCAAAACTGCTACCTTAGCACAGaatcattttccttatttcatttgattttagaAAGAGAGCAAATTCTTTTACCGGAagagaaatgagattttaaatatttcaagattgAGAAAGACCCATAAAACATAAATCCTTTTCACTATCTCCCCGATTCCTCAAAGAAACTTCTCATCAGAGTGCTTACCCTATTTTTCAGTTACAAAGCTCATTCTTTTTCCTCCGACCATTCAGTAGAAGCTTAGTGCTGAGATCTGTGCAAGGCAAATGAGAACAGGCCTATGTGCTGCAAAACCAAAACCCTTGTAAATGCAAGTACATCGcaaaacaaaattacatttataaagaCCCTGACCAAGGGTTTCTCACTTAATGATGATATTCACAAAAGTGTCACATAAAAGTCCTGGGGTCTAGGTCTGTGTGAAAAGGCAGGATTTTAGATTAGTTTGGGTCGCAATGAAATCTGCCTGTTACCTCTGTAACCAAAGAAGCTTCCTTCAATTGAGTCCAGCAGAGATTTTTCCATAACACCTTATATTTGGGGATGAGCATCAGAACCACCCCCTGCCCGTggggctttttatttattttattcacgTGCACATGCCAGGGCCTCATCTTTGAGAGGCTACCTCATGTAGGCACAGGTGGTTCTGATGCCCAACCACTATCCAAACAAATACCTGTGTGCCTACTATGTACAACCAGGTACTTTGCCGGGGATACTTGGGGACTTGAACAACGGCTAATTCCTGAGCCCAATCAAGAAGAACTCTTTGAGGATGACAGCGTCAAGCTACTGCAATGGCAGGGATGTAGCAACGAATACTGGCTGGGGAAACAGGAGAGACTCCTTGAAATGAATGGCATCTGAACTGGGCCTTGGAGGATGGGGAGAATATTAATAAGACGGATGTGACACATGGGGGGAACAATAAGAGCACAAGCAGGGTGAAGAGGAGATTTCGAGGAGACATGGCTAGTAATATGATGTGACTGGGGCTTCCCAGGGAGGAGTTTGTGGGAGATAAAATACGCAAGAGAAGAAAGGGCTAGGTTATCAAGAACCTTGAATGTCATGCTGAGAAGTCTGTCGGAACAGGTACTTGAGACCAAGAGATATGCTCAGATATACATTTAGGAAGAGGATTCTAGGGATGAACAGAGTAGAAAGAGAATGAGAGTACAGAGACCACCTAGGAAATTTTGCAATACATCAAGCAAGAGGCAAAGCAGGCCTGAACGAGGATGGAGGAAATGTGAAGGAAGGGATACACTTGATACACATCAAAAGTAGGCTAGGAGGAGTCACTGAGGAAATGACAGAGGCAGCT is drawn from Camelus ferus isolate YT-003-E chromosome X, BCGSAC_Cfer_1.0, whole genome shotgun sequence and contains these coding sequences:
- the FAM104B gene encoding protein FAM104B, whose protein sequence is MQPTWKRKRNDSKEDNHYSPQSKRSRRNPVFQESQDAETVPVMINNKEDQLRGTKVCVSSSNDSDRSSSSVNIPERVTGPESGLNQVVADPNMSTPQSLYEEYALYQGPYSHINRILKEAHFNSLRQRGQCPT